Part of the Nostoc sp. ATCC 53789 genome, AGACAGCCAAACTATTGCGATCGCATCGCTGGCATGAAGTTGATGTAGAACATCTGATTGAAGAGGTTGAAGGCTTGGGCAAAAGTGAACGGCGGGCTATTGCCAGTCAACTAACTCGCTTACTTTTGCATCTGCTCAAGTGGCAATATCAACCTCAGCGTCGCTCAGATAGTTGGCTGGATTCTATCACTGATTCTCGTACCCAAATTGAGTTAGCTATCGAAGATAGTCCTAGTCTTAAGAGCTATCCTACAGAGCAACTTGAGGAAAGTTATCAAAGGGCACGTCGCCAAGCAACCAAGCAAACAGGGATACTTTTATCCGTTTTTCCAGAAGAGTGCCCATATTCTTTAGAGTTAGTGTTGGATGAAGACTGGCTACCGGAAGCAAGCGATATTTGATAAGTGTAATTGTGACTGTGTGGTATGAAGCGCGTTACGCAGCCACTTAATATACATTGGTGAGTCTTGCAAAAGTCGCTTTTACTTCTTCATCATCGGCAAAGTCTCCAGTATTCGCTTCAGCAATCGCCTTTTGAATTTCCTCGGTTTGCCACTGATACATCTCTATATAGGCGGTAGCCGCCTATATAGAGATGTAGCTGCGATCGCGATTCATTCCAGCTGCGATCGCATCAAGTGCAGCTTTGCGATCGCTATCTACCCAAAACATAATATTTTCTTGGCTCATTATCTTATGAAAGTTGTATTGCAATACATTATTCTATTGCAATATTTTTCATTGTAAACAAAGACATGATAGTTAAAATTTTTCACAGAATCAGTGAAATTCCCCATCCGCCTATGCATTGAGGTAGTTCATTATGGTGATACCAGTCAAATAGTTTACATATTTAAATTATGTCTTTGAAGTTTGAAGATGAATATGCTTATACATTGGATAATTTAGCGTCAGCATTGAAACGTTCATACGAGCAAATAAAACAGATCAGTACATTCTCTAGTGAGTTTGATTATTCACAGGCAATCGCAAAGCGTTTGCGTGCTTTTTATTGTTCTCAATTAGAAATTAAGGAGTTTCTTAAGAAGGAGGTAGCTCAAGCCGGTTCAGACTTTTTTGTAGAAACAGTACTCTTCTTTCTCAAGTTGTTTAATGATTTAGAAAATCTTGGCTTGGAAATCGCTTCAGAACGTCCACTCCAAAGAAAACGTAACACTATACGTCCTGATATTAGTGTCTGGCGTGGCGATGAATTACTTGCCATTATTGAATGCAAAACACAACTTGGTTGGCATCGACAAAATTGGGATGAGCATTTTCAATATCGGGAACAGAAATTAAAAGAAGTCTCCGAAGAGGCAAAGATATTTCTTGTAGTTATGACTAGTTGTAATTGGGGTGGTTTTGGTAATGATTCAAGAGTTGGGGAACAGCTATTTTGTTTACTGAATGAAAAATGGCCAACAGACGATTTTCTGACGTTAGATAGTCCTATTGAACAACTCTT contains:
- a CDS encoding DUF29 domain-containing protein, which codes for MNVTYKTDFNLWIEQTAKLLRSHRWHEVDVEHLIEEVEGLGKSERRAIASQLTRLLLHLLKWQYQPQRRSDSWLDSITDSRTQIELAIEDSPSLKSYPTEQLEESYQRARRQATKQTGILLSVFPEECPYSLELVLDEDWLPEASDI